One window from the genome of Treponema sp. OMZ 838 encodes:
- a CDS encoding DUF362 domain-containing protein, with amino-acid sequence MAYKISDACVNCGACEGECPVGAISEANGARVIDADACISCGACAGVCPTEAISEE; translated from the coding sequence ATGGCTTATAAGATCTCCGATGCTTGCGTCAATTGCGGTGCATGCGAGGGCGAATGTCCCGTAGGTGCTATCAGTGAAGCAAATGGAGCACGAGTTATCGATGCTGATGCTTGCATCAGCTGCGGTGCATGTGCCGGCGTTTGTCCTACGGAAGCAATTTCCGAAGAATAA
- the mutS gene encoding DNA mismatch repair protein MutS gives MTKPASLTPMMQQYLSIKAQYRDAVLFFRLGDFYEMFNDDALEVSKLLNLTLTQRTGSPMCGIPYHASRIYIARLLRAGKKIAICEQVSDVVPGELTERKIVEVITPGTATGEDFLDQGQNNYLAAVYCTPKEITCGAVTDVFIGFAYLDVSTGEFFATSFPRADFTEQFKKELGRVQPREILIQISLADSVPDLKTLCGEYPQMLQNLYPDWHFSAASAEKRLCACFGTETLKSFSLTAASPELPPAGLLLQYLEQTTGAALPHITGIKVYRDSDFVMMDDATRKNLELLQNLHDNTDSFTLFETVNYTKTAMGTRLLRHWLYHPLRTAEEINARLDKTTLLFRNEKALAAVRNTLAAVLDIHRLTGRVAMQRAHGKDLLGIKQSLKACIELARLSKRNGLFFLQLPQKLSDDMEGIYTLLDNSIAEDCPIVLSEGGLIKQGWSKKLDELRDTRDNANKLLENYLEKEREKSGIKNLKIKYNRLSGYFLEVTHGSLKTAEIPQHFIRRRSLTTADRFTTEALSKLETKLNDVGENIIACEKELFFAVHTEVYNRIDLLHLLAKEIAELDVLQSFAYTAALHAWVKPEFSADGILDICEGRHPVVENHLPTGEFVPNSIRLSSSAASDIPSFALITGPNMAGKSTFLRQTALITLLAQVGSFVPAERALLTPVDCIFCRVGASDNLARGESTFLVEMTETAYILRNASVNSLVIMDEIGRGTSTGDGFSIARAVSEYLLHTIGAKTLFATHYHELAQLVHPRLQKLCLDVLETEGKIVFLKKVIEGIAAHSYGVHVAELAGLPETVIRRATELLNAQVPGTTIPTDFTVPEKQKTSPEKNLFSDEEMVINEILSTNADEITPLQALQMIIRWKKTLFAGCS, from the coding sequence ATGACAAAACCGGCGTCGCTCACCCCGATGATGCAGCAGTATCTCTCAATAAAGGCGCAGTATAGAGATGCTGTTCTCTTTTTTCGCTTAGGCGATTTTTATGAGATGTTCAATGATGATGCACTTGAGGTGAGCAAACTGCTGAATTTAACGCTGACACAGCGGACGGGAAGTCCTATGTGCGGCATTCCTTATCACGCTTCACGTATTTATATTGCGCGTCTGCTGCGCGCCGGAAAAAAAATTGCGATTTGCGAGCAAGTTTCGGATGTCGTCCCCGGAGAACTGACCGAACGAAAGATTGTAGAAGTGATTACCCCCGGTACCGCTACGGGGGAAGATTTTCTTGATCAAGGACAAAATAATTACCTTGCTGCCGTTTACTGTACACCGAAAGAAATTACCTGCGGCGCCGTTACGGACGTATTTATCGGGTTTGCCTACCTTGACGTCAGTACGGGGGAATTCTTTGCTACTTCTTTTCCGCGTGCCGATTTTACAGAGCAATTCAAAAAAGAACTCGGCCGTGTACAGCCGCGGGAAATCCTTATTCAAATATCGCTGGCCGATTCGGTGCCGGATTTAAAAACCTTGTGCGGAGAATATCCGCAGATGCTGCAAAACCTCTATCCCGACTGGCATTTTTCCGCCGCGTCCGCAGAAAAGCGGCTGTGTGCGTGCTTCGGTACCGAAACCCTTAAATCTTTTTCTTTAACGGCAGCGTCTCCCGAATTACCGCCGGCAGGGCTGCTGCTTCAGTATTTGGAGCAAACGACAGGAGCGGCGCTGCCCCATATTACAGGTATAAAGGTATACCGCGACTCTGATTTTGTGATGATGGATGATGCGACACGTAAAAACCTTGAGCTGCTGCAAAATCTGCATGACAATACGGATTCTTTTACCCTGTTTGAAACCGTCAACTATACAAAGACGGCAATGGGGACGCGCCTTTTGCGGCACTGGCTTTACCATCCGCTGCGAACCGCCGAAGAAATAAACGCACGGCTTGATAAAACGACGCTGCTTTTCCGCAATGAAAAGGCGCTCGCTGCCGTGCGGAATACCCTTGCGGCAGTGCTTGATATCCACCGGCTTACCGGCAGGGTTGCCATGCAGCGGGCTCACGGAAAGGATCTGTTAGGAATTAAGCAGAGCCTTAAAGCCTGCATCGAACTTGCCCGGCTGAGCAAAAGGAACGGCCTCTTTTTTTTACAGCTGCCGCAAAAACTGAGCGATGATATGGAGGGGATCTATACGCTTCTGGATAACAGCATCGCCGAAGATTGCCCGATTGTCCTTTCAGAAGGCGGACTGATTAAGCAGGGCTGGTCAAAAAAACTGGATGAACTGCGCGATACGCGGGATAACGCCAATAAGCTTTTAGAAAACTATTTGGAAAAAGAGCGGGAAAAATCGGGGATTAAAAACTTAAAAATCAAGTATAACCGGTTAAGCGGTTATTTCCTTGAGGTAACCCACGGCAGCCTTAAAACGGCAGAAATTCCTCAGCATTTTATTAGGCGCCGCTCGCTGACAACCGCCGACCGTTTTACGACGGAAGCATTAAGCAAACTTGAAACAAAGCTGAACGATGTCGGCGAAAACATTATCGCGTGCGAAAAAGAGCTGTTTTTTGCAGTACATACGGAAGTATATAATCGAATTGACCTATTGCATCTTCTTGCAAAAGAAATTGCAGAATTGGATGTGCTTCAATCCTTTGCATATACTGCAGCGCTTCATGCATGGGTAAAACCGGAATTTTCCGCCGACGGGATTTTGGATATCTGCGAAGGGCGGCACCCTGTCGTAGAAAACCACTTGCCTACAGGCGAATTCGTGCCGAATAGCATACGGCTTTCTTCTTCTGCCGCTTCTGATATCCCTTCGTTTGCGCTTATTACCGGGCCTAATATGGCCGGTAAGAGCACCTTCTTGCGGCAGACTGCCCTCATTACGCTGCTTGCTCAGGTCGGTTCTTTTGTGCCGGCTGAAAGAGCGCTGCTTACCCCCGTCGATTGTATTTTTTGCCGGGTTGGCGCCAGCGATAACCTCGCCCGCGGGGAATCTACCTTCCTCGTCGAAATGACCGAAACTGCCTATATCTTGCGGAATGCCTCGGTTAACAGCCTCGTTATTATGGACGAAATCGGCAGAGGTACTTCGACGGGGGACGGGTTTTCAATCGCGCGGGCGGTAAGCGAATATCTTTTGCATACGATCGGTGCAAAAACCCTCTTTGCAACTCATTACCATGAGCTGGCTCAACTTGTCCATCCGCGGCTGCAAAAGCTTTGTTTGGATGTGTTGGAAACCGAAGGAAAAATCGTATTCTTAAAGAAGGTTATCGAAGGGATCGCAGCCCATTCATACGGGGTGCACGTTGCGGAACTTGCCGGACTGCCGGAAACGGTTATACGGCGGGCGACGGAGCTGCTGAACGCACAGGTGCCCGGTACTACCATACCTACGGACTTTACCGTGCCGGAGAAGCAGAAAACGAGTCCGGAAAAGAATCTCTTTAGTGATGAAGAAATGGTTATCAACGAAATCCTTTCTACAAACGCCGACGAAATTACGCCGCTTCAAGCGCTGCAAATGATTATCCGTTGGAAAAAAACGCTCTTTGCCGGGTGCTCCTGA
- a CDS encoding OmpH family outer membrane protein: MKKYAFILFCLAAGAVALSAQQITRFAVVDTSRIYSTFLRDSRSVRDYQAKQVKYQAEIQRMSDEIIALRQRKVDAEAIGRVDAVQKYQAEIDVKTSFLLEYSKACNDELAMLRKSLVSDDVFYSRLYAAIKKIAESQGYTMVLNLQQGEAIIWYSPTVDITETVIRELSSN; this comes from the coding sequence ATGAAAAAATATGCTTTTATATTATTCTGTCTTGCTGCAGGTGCCGTTGCACTATCCGCGCAGCAGATAACCCGTTTCGCAGTTGTCGATACTTCCCGTATTTACTCTACTTTTTTGCGGGATTCCCGTTCCGTTCGCGACTATCAGGCAAAACAGGTAAAGTATCAAGCTGAAATACAGCGGATGTCCGATGAAATTATTGCCCTTCGTCAAAGAAAAGTAGATGCGGAAGCAATCGGAAGAGTCGATGCCGTCCAAAAATATCAGGCTGAAATCGACGTAAAGACAAGTTTCTTGCTTGAATATTCCAAGGCATGTAACGATGAGTTGGCAATGCTGCGGAAGAGCTTGGTAAGTGATGATGTATTTTATTCCCGCCTTTATGCCGCAATTAAAAAGATTGCAGAAAGTCAGGGGTATACGATGGTACTAAACTTACAACAGGGCGAAGCAATTATCTGGTACAGCCCGACTGTCGATATTACGGAAACCGTTATCCGAGAGCTCAGTTCAAACTAA
- the bamA gene encoding outer membrane protein assembly factor BamA, whose protein sequence is MLKKVIAVTVLMLSFCFLWAQAPDNWYENKPITTIVFQGLKSVSKTEMDGIFDSFKGKPFSDATYSEILQKLYALDYFSDIVPKAVPADIDYQYVRLEFEVTEKPVVTLIKVTGNYQISRGDILSKVLLKKGDIYNEIKKNADEQTIKNYYIEKGYASAVVNSNVSESPQGGVILEFTITEGKQTIVSEVAFQGNTAVGEKALKGVLLTKPAKFLVKGIFQESLLAEDKIAIQQFYGERGYIDAHVENIVKDIDSESDPQKNMVKLTYIIMEGEQYTYNGTSFEGNKIFSTEDLSAKIRLAPGSVLNMTRFEQGFQAIADMYFENGYTSNYIAKAMQRDSTTKKVSFVITIVERSRSHIENIIIRGNARTKDYVILRELLFEPGDVFSKSKFTNSLRNLFNLRYFSTVVPDVQPGSEQDLIDVILNVEEQSTASIQFGITFSGISDADSFPLSLFVQWQERNLAGRGNELSVNATAATDNQTLQLGYAENWFLGYPLTLGFDLSITHKSLFDYQDMVFPYGPFKNKEEFEKNKDLANAYRMRYDRFETTFGVHTGYRWYNRFFTTTLRGGVNFSLVKNFYDTSLYRAADPTIRQQEAKWRLSNSFWTRLSLDGRDITYDPSKGWFLSEQISFFGLIPKVEDEYFFRSETKAEAYITLVDYPVSEIWNLKFVLAFYTGFSFQIPMPNSLIGDSSKLAIDGMFTGRGWLTLGSTGKGNVLINHWIEFRWPLAHGILSFDFFADAAAVKKDLADLKTFKIDDYYFSFGPGLRFVIPQFPLRLMFANTFKAQNGKLVWGNGRGADWRFVLSFNVPNL, encoded by the coding sequence ATGTTAAAAAAGGTGATAGCCGTAACGGTACTCATGTTATCCTTCTGCTTTTTATGGGCACAAGCTCCCGATAATTGGTATGAAAACAAACCGATAACAACCATCGTTTTTCAGGGGTTGAAGAGCGTATCAAAAACCGAAATGGACGGTATTTTTGATTCATTTAAAGGAAAGCCCTTTTCTGATGCAACGTATTCGGAAATACTGCAAAAATTATATGCGCTTGATTATTTTTCCGACATTGTGCCCAAAGCGGTTCCTGCCGACATCGATTATCAGTATGTTCGGCTTGAATTTGAAGTAACCGAAAAGCCTGTCGTTACCCTAATAAAGGTAACGGGAAATTATCAAATTTCGCGCGGCGATATTTTATCCAAGGTACTGTTGAAAAAAGGCGATATCTACAATGAGATAAAAAAGAATGCCGACGAACAAACTATCAAAAATTACTATATAGAAAAAGGTTATGCATCCGCCGTTGTGAATTCAAATGTGTCCGAAAGTCCCCAAGGCGGCGTTATCCTTGAATTTACCATTACGGAAGGAAAGCAAACGATTGTTTCCGAAGTTGCCTTCCAAGGGAATACCGCTGTCGGAGAAAAGGCTCTAAAAGGTGTCCTTCTTACCAAACCAGCCAAATTCCTTGTCAAGGGAATTTTTCAAGAGAGTCTGCTCGCAGAAGATAAGATAGCTATACAGCAATTTTACGGTGAACGCGGTTATATCGATGCTCATGTTGAAAATATTGTTAAGGATATAGATTCAGAATCCGATCCGCAAAAGAACATGGTAAAGCTGACATATATCATTATGGAAGGCGAACAGTATACTTACAACGGAACTTCTTTTGAGGGAAATAAGATTTTTTCTACCGAAGATTTAAGTGCAAAAATAAGACTGGCACCGGGCAGTGTTTTGAATATGACTCGATTTGAACAGGGGTTTCAAGCCATCGCCGATATGTATTTTGAAAACGGTTATACTTCGAATTATATTGCAAAAGCAATGCAGCGTGATTCGACCACTAAAAAAGTATCATTCGTGATTACTATTGTTGAACGAAGTAGAAGTCATATCGAAAATATTATTATCCGTGGTAATGCACGGACAAAAGATTATGTTATACTTCGTGAGCTCCTATTTGAGCCGGGAGATGTGTTTTCAAAATCAAAATTTACCAATAGTTTGCGTAATTTATTTAATTTGCGTTATTTTTCTACGGTTGTTCCGGATGTACAGCCCGGTTCCGAGCAGGATTTGATCGATGTCATCCTCAATGTTGAAGAGCAGTCGACGGCAAGTATTCAATTCGGAATTACCTTTTCGGGTATTTCGGATGCCGACAGTTTCCCACTTTCGTTATTTGTGCAATGGCAGGAACGGAACCTTGCAGGACGCGGAAACGAACTATCGGTTAATGCGACTGCGGCAACGGATAATCAAACACTTCAACTCGGTTATGCTGAAAACTGGTTTCTTGGCTATCCGTTGACGCTTGGGTTTGATTTATCGATTACGCATAAATCGTTGTTTGATTATCAGGATATGGTATTCCCTTACGGGCCGTTTAAAAATAAAGAAGAATTTGAAAAGAATAAAGACTTGGCAAATGCTTACCGGATGCGATATGACCGCTTTGAAACAACCTTCGGCGTTCATACCGGATATCGATGGTATAACCGTTTCTTTACAACTACGCTGCGCGGCGGTGTAAACTTTTCATTGGTCAAGAACTTCTATGATACGTCTCTCTATCGCGCAGCTGATCCGACGATACGGCAGCAGGAGGCTAAATGGCGGCTCAGCAACTCGTTTTGGACGCGGCTTTCGCTTGACGGGCGCGATATTACCTATGACCCAAGCAAAGGCTGGTTCCTGAGTGAACAAATCTCTTTCTTCGGTCTTATACCAAAAGTTGAAGATGAATATTTCTTCCGTTCCGAAACAAAAGCGGAAGCATATATTACTCTTGTCGATTATCCTGTTTCTGAAATTTGGAACCTCAAATTTGTACTGGCCTTTTATACGGGTTTCTCGTTCCAGATACCGATGCCGAACAGCCTCATCGGAGATAGCAGTAAACTCGCTATTGATGGTATGTTTACCGGCCGAGGCTGGCTGACGCTGGGATCGACCGGCAAGGGGAATGTGCTGATCAACCATTGGATAGAATTTAGATGGCCATTAGCGCACGGTATTCTCTCCTTTGACTTTTTTGCTGATGCGGCCGCCGTCAAAAAGGATTTGGCCGATTTAAAAACCTTTAAAATTGATGATTACTATTTCAGCTTTGGGCCGGGATTGCGCTTTGTTATTCCTCAATTCCCGCTGCGGCTGATGTTTGCAAACACCTTTAAAGCACAGAATGGTAAGCTGGTGTGGGGAAACGGAAGAGGAGCCGATTGGCGCTTCGTATTATCGTTTAATGTACCTAACCTATAA
- a CDS encoding translocation/assembly module TamB domain-containing protein, with amino-acid sequence MQTLEKKLTAVRSVVLTELEQTYNIRLSYESLSPSILRSVSLRNVKVYDAEHNMEMASFEDFSIRYRFWALLWGNTAEILDSVNIADGFIDIDLVHNKALADKLNAAMDAQPSVQSSANTEQILSFLSSQMLNVHVKNVRLRFRNAVHDIDAKITEGYFGINAEALTVSLSSTAFYRNADYTAIGQAETGLTIEGKFNKNLTAGSAVADFSHISTDRFGIHRVKLFADYRDQVFTFNTMQDFQPVDFTASWNIATNDINGRFSCKDFAPLQSVRVYNAPKSIAQFASITMSGNVQFALSGQHIQWDTDLSFDLPPLTFSSYRLASSRLQLAAEGKDAKIDVSRLSLSGADVDIFSEFTFNLNTMIPTGTAAIRRFNLPSGASAAADFQFFTRGKTFFCKIPKLTAGEGALHNITLAVNPSAQKADYTLSAEDGYGKYRFDGSYIYNEGSSTSASPHFVELHGTFDAVGIGTICSFIEAAFPGVDIPHEAVESLQCTTEFYISSDLRSFSYNCTRFVLVSNILNDFYALLSVKGNQSSFALTDIELSYKNMSVRGNINAEFEHLSDIIFTSSLAINSIGYQVQGVFSQNVLNIYGDYGLAISALYEKGSGFKGTVKTNEIPLPFLPLFLTLDSEFQYHNRTDWLYAIDNGYVSYGTPVSFAPAKIGFKFMGKADPSGLLLTEVKLGDDDALTGTLAVTTASASDSEGGQSYTAAMNLVSPDAAEKLEFAAKLDLSSGDIRADGSLKLDAISLARFLYTQGKQHAVSADVVFSAASDSFLARLDLSQLSMLVQGEDLNLAGSLMIEDEKADLNITRLKWGTHEVSDIAGNFSLAEMSGRLEADYAGMIADKQLKAHIGTVYTGVQPDEKAQSALLSRLNNVTKRFTINISLSDWQFGDFKGKNTVPLSMIRDPGVTAFYAGKNDDITGFILDDGVVSLQLAESLPLKFNLDGTVKKDALNLQVSGIRADVKRIWDITGLDYVLFYGGTLTGDLTIGGKPMEPEFNGKLVGQNITVNSPRYAPEVYGPVLLDIIADGTGLEVPYTVLKGPSTDIWARCTAEFSGWIPNNISVQCGTLGTKMGVFKTDNILFKADGLVGCTVEIKVTPTLVGVYGSATFDSGYFVFKFDNLDKFNAEYGGESNIAFDMKLDLQFGHKAEFRWPTADFPILRTLVPTDSPLSLIADAETGNFTMKGDIKMRGGEVFYIKRSFYIREGSISFADVAKEIEPLVTLRAEIRDRDSSGEPLRLVLTAKDQSLFSFNPEISSDPPRSTNEIMQLLGQVAIGDTGKDNLWQNLLVSSSDILAQVGFLKKAESKVRDFLGLDAFSFRTLLLQNAIFGNLFAANQNTVLTMSNYLDNTSVYIGKYFGSAIYADALLHLSHYDSKSLKNGGSKRPVYKDLLFQPEIGLEMATPFFLLRWSVAPTKPDTLFVGDAALTFSWKYSY; translated from the coding sequence ATGCAGACGCTGGAAAAAAAATTGACGGCAGTGCGTTCGGTAGTTTTGACGGAATTGGAGCAAACATACAATATACGTCTGTCCTACGAATCGCTTTCTCCTTCGATTTTGCGGTCGGTTTCATTACGGAATGTAAAAGTCTATGACGCTGAACATAATATGGAAATGGCTTCTTTTGAAGATTTTTCCATCCGATACCGATTCTGGGCGCTCTTATGGGGGAATACTGCCGAAATTTTAGATTCCGTGAATATTGCCGACGGATTTATAGACATAGACTTAGTGCACAATAAAGCACTTGCCGACAAGCTTAACGCGGCGATGGATGCTCAACCTTCCGTTCAGTCATCTGCAAATACCGAACAGATTCTTTCTTTTCTTTCCTCTCAAATGCTGAATGTGCATGTTAAAAATGTCCGTTTGAGATTTAGGAATGCTGTGCACGATATTGATGCAAAAATAACGGAAGGCTATTTCGGCATCAATGCGGAGGCATTAACGGTCAGTCTGAGCAGTACGGCTTTCTACCGCAATGCTGATTATACAGCCATCGGTCAGGCCGAAACGGGTCTTACTATCGAAGGAAAGTTTAACAAAAATTTGACTGCCGGTTCGGCTGTTGCCGATTTTTCTCATATTTCCACCGATCGTTTCGGTATACACCGGGTAAAACTATTTGCTGATTATCGTGATCAAGTTTTTACCTTTAACACTATGCAAGATTTTCAGCCCGTTGACTTTACCGCAAGCTGGAATATTGCAACAAACGATATAAACGGACGGTTTAGCTGCAAAGATTTTGCTCCTTTGCAGTCCGTGAGGGTATATAATGCCCCCAAAAGTATCGCCCAATTCGCTTCTATAACAATGTCCGGCAATGTTCAATTTGCGCTTTCGGGGCAGCATATCCAATGGGATACCGATTTAAGTTTCGATCTGCCGCCGTTGACGTTCTCTTCATACCGGCTTGCATCTTCTCGCTTGCAGCTTGCGGCGGAAGGAAAAGATGCAAAGATAGATGTTTCACGGCTTTCATTATCAGGGGCAGATGTAGATATTTTTTCCGAATTTACTTTTAACCTCAACACCATGATTCCTACCGGAACGGCTGCCATAAGACGGTTTAACCTTCCGTCCGGCGCTTCAGCGGCTGCAGATTTTCAGTTTTTTACGCGAGGAAAGACCTTCTTTTGCAAAATACCGAAATTGACCGCCGGCGAAGGAGCCCTTCATAACATCACTTTAGCAGTTAATCCTTCGGCCCAGAAAGCCGATTATACCTTATCGGCCGAAGACGGATATGGAAAGTATCGTTTTGACGGCTCTTATATTTATAACGAAGGCAGCAGCACTTCCGCTTCTCCTCATTTTGTAGAGCTGCATGGAACATTCGACGCTGTGGGTATCGGTACAATCTGCAGCTTTATTGAAGCGGCCTTTCCGGGTGTCGATATACCGCATGAAGCCGTTGAATCGCTCCAATGTACAACCGAATTTTATATTTCGAGTGATTTACGCAGTTTTTCATATAATTGCACCAGGTTCGTCTTAGTTTCAAACATACTGAATGACTTTTATGCACTGTTATCGGTAAAAGGCAATCAATCTTCCTTTGCATTGACCGATATCGAACTATCCTACAAAAATATGTCCGTTCGCGGAAATATCAATGCCGAATTTGAGCATTTAAGCGATATTATTTTTACCAGTTCTTTAGCGATTAACTCGATCGGTTATCAGGTGCAGGGAGTCTTTTCTCAGAATGTTCTCAATATTTACGGTGACTATGGTCTTGCAATCAGTGCTCTTTATGAAAAAGGTTCCGGCTTCAAAGGAACCGTCAAAACCAATGAAATACCGCTGCCTTTTTTGCCCCTCTTTTTAACCCTGGATTCGGAGTTTCAATATCATAATCGTACGGATTGGCTTTATGCTATCGATAACGGGTACGTCAGTTATGGTACACCTGTTTCATTTGCTCCGGCAAAGATTGGCTTTAAGTTTATGGGAAAAGCAGATCCTTCGGGATTGCTTTTGACTGAAGTAAAACTTGGCGATGACGACGCGCTGACCGGTACGCTGGCCGTAACGACAGCTTCCGCATCTGATAGTGAAGGCGGACAGAGCTACACTGCTGCGATGAATCTCGTTTCCCCCGATGCCGCCGAAAAACTTGAGTTTGCAGCAAAGCTTGATCTTTCAAGCGGAGATATCCGTGCAGACGGCTCGCTTAAACTTGATGCCATTTCGTTGGCTCGCTTTTTATACACGCAAGGAAAGCAGCATGCGGTGTCGGCGGATGTGGTGTTTTCGGCCGCTTCGGATTCCTTTTTAGCTCGATTGGATTTGTCTCAACTTTCGATGCTTGTTCAGGGAGAAGATTTGAACCTGGCCGGTTCCCTTATGATAGAAGATGAAAAAGCGGATCTGAATATTACCCGGCTTAAATGGGGTACGCATGAGGTTTCCGATATAGCAGGTAATTTTTCACTCGCTGAAATGTCCGGAAGGCTCGAAGCCGATTATGCCGGTATGATTGCCGACAAACAGCTGAAGGCGCATATCGGTACTGTGTATACCGGTGTACAACCTGACGAAAAAGCTCAATCTGCGCTGCTTTCCCGGCTCAATAACGTAACAAAGCGCTTTACGATTAATATTTCTTTGAGCGATTGGCAGTTCGGTGACTTTAAGGGAAAGAATACGGTGCCGCTTTCTATGATCCGTGATCCGGGGGTTACCGCGTTTTATGCCGGAAAGAATGATGATATAACCGGCTTTATTTTAGACGATGGGGTTGTTTCGCTCCAATTGGCGGAATCTCTTCCGCTCAAGTTTAATTTGGACGGCACGGTAAAAAAAGATGCTTTAAATTTGCAAGTGTCGGGTATCCGTGCTGACGTTAAACGAATATGGGATATAACCGGTTTGGATTATGTACTCTTTTACGGCGGAACGCTTACAGGGGATTTGACGATCGGTGGCAAACCGATGGAGCCTGAGTTTAACGGGAAATTAGTCGGGCAGAATATAACCGTCAATTCTCCCCGCTATGCACCGGAGGTCTATGGGCCTGTTTTACTCGATATCATTGCGGACGGTACGGGGCTTGAGGTACCGTATACCGTATTGAAAGGGCCTTCGACGGATATTTGGGCGCGGTGCACCGCAGAATTTTCGGGTTGGATTCCCAACAATATTTCAGTTCAATGTGGAACGCTGGGAACCAAGATGGGGGTATTTAAGACCGATAATATCCTGTTCAAAGCGGACGGTCTTGTCGGCTGTACCGTTGAGATAAAGGTAACACCTACGCTTGTCGGCGTATACGGCTCCGCAACATTCGATTCAGGCTACTTTGTGTTTAAATTTGATAATCTTGATAAGTTCAATGCCGAATATGGAGGGGAGAGTAATATTGCTTTTGATATGAAGCTGGATTTACAGTTTGGTCATAAGGCCGAATTCCGCTGGCCGACTGCAGATTTTCCAATCTTAAGAACACTTGTTCCTACCGATTCTCCACTTTCACTGATTGCCGATGCCGAAACCGGTAACTTTACAATGAAAGGTGATATAAAAATGCGGGGAGGAGAAGTTTTCTATATTAAGCGCAGTTTCTATATCCGTGAAGGTTCCATCTCCTTTGCAGATGTGGCTAAGGAAATTGAACCGTTGGTAACATTAAGGGCAGAAATCCGCGATCGTGACAGTAGCGGTGAACCGCTCCGGCTTGTCTTGACGGCAAAGGATCAGTCATTATTCAGTTTTAATCCGGAAATCAGCTCGGATCCGCCCCGTTCTACGAATGAAATTATGCAGCTATTGGGACAAGTGGCTATCGGCGATACGGGGAAAGATAATCTATGGCAAAATCTGTTGGTTTCCAGTTCCGATATTCTGGCACAAGTAGGTTTTCTCAAAAAAGCGGAAAGCAAAGTCAGGGATTTTTTAGGGTTGGATGCTTTTTCTTTCCGCACGTTGTTGCTGCAAAATGCTATTTTTGGTAACCTGTTCGCTGCAAACCAGAATACTGTTTTAACAATGAGTAACTATCTTGATAATACAAGTGTTTATATAGGGAAATATTTCGGTTCGGCGATCTATGCGGATGCGCTGCTGCACTTAAGCCACTATGATTCCAAATCGCTTAAAAACGGCGGCTCAAAGCGTCCTGTTTATAAGGATCTTTTATTTCAACCTGAAATCGGTTTGGAAATGGCAACACCCTTCTTCTTGCTTCGTTGGTCGGTCGCCCCTACAAAACCGGATACCTTATTTGTAGGAGATGCTGCATTGACTTTTTCATGGAAATATTCATATTAA
- the tmk gene encoding dTMP kinase, whose amino-acid sequence MILKNFVVFEGLDGTGTTSQIRLLQEAFASRGRQDAVLFTCEPTDGSIGKLIRGALSGTVDFDAQTIAYLFGADRCEHIYGKEGILAQLKAGKAVFSDRYFFSSLAYQGLAAGKELARAINAPFPLPEYLFFFDLPAKTAMERIEKRNIPREIYEKETFQQKVADEYQIILRYYAGTAPDMRIIRIDAAQSITEIHEKIWSIVHNLPIV is encoded by the coding sequence ATGATTTTGAAAAATTTTGTGGTGTTTGAGGGGCTGGACGGGACGGGGACGACGAGCCAGATACGGTTGTTACAAGAAGCGTTTGCTTCCCGCGGGCGGCAAGATGCCGTACTGTTTACTTGTGAACCCACCGATGGCTCCATTGGGAAGTTAATCCGCGGGGCGCTTTCGGGTACAGTAGACTTCGATGCTCAAACGATAGCCTACCTTTTCGGAGCGGATCGTTGTGAGCATATATACGGTAAAGAAGGTATTTTAGCGCAGCTTAAAGCGGGGAAGGCGGTGTTTTCCGACCGGTATTTTTTTTCCAGCCTTGCCTACCAAGGTTTGGCTGCCGGAAAAGAACTGGCACGGGCAATCAATGCGCCGTTTCCGCTCCCCGAATACCTGTTTTTCTTTGACCTGCCGGCAAAAACTGCGATGGAGCGAATCGAAAAACGGAATATCCCGCGGGAAATATACGAAAAAGAGACGTTTCAGCAAAAAGTTGCGGACGAATATCAGATTATTCTCCGGTATTATGCGGGAACGGCACCGGATATGCGGATTATCCGTATCGACGCTGCTCAATCGATAACAGAAATTCACGAAAAAATCTGGAGTATTGTGCACAATCTGCCGATAGTATGA